From a region of the Salarias fasciatus chromosome 6, fSalaFa1.1, whole genome shotgun sequence genome:
- the LOC115389532 gene encoding uncharacterized protein LOC115389532 isoform X1 — MRNFYRNSAVIQQKKKQYIRDQYRNNPVFQQKQKQYIRDQYRSDPVFQQKQRQYITSQYKDSEVFRQRQKSYMIHYFQDQTFRRKHRLLMRKIMQERYQNDEVFRETHRMRCALKIRCKYRQIHRQPQQQDNSLVGQAISIFRAQIKAGPTSVCTVCHKASFPNQVKVCTRTKYLKNPNLVAACLTGKFVHHCNESCRSEEQCKVPDERKKEWICHTCHDHLRRGAMPSLAVHNNLELVDIPSELSDLNILERHLISKCIPFAKIIPLPKGRQSAIRGNVVCVPSEIQETVEALPRLRSESQIMRVKLKRRLCYRGHQLFQTVTWSKLMQALHKLKQIHPQYSEITIREEAELCDPTLPDEEDDDDEMEEFDEADLMEIDRFEKDALCENEAEDGLDVLSCDGEEPENRPEEQQEGDMPNGGFALESCLQPPNVAEEIMSFSDGIYSVAPAERNSPVGFFKTPKLEAMAFPVQFPTGQNTLDESRRVKLSPSSYFKSRLFSIDDRFARDSNYLFFAQFVIEVHLATNSMTIQLRKGKPMTRDGRKITSGMLQDRREVEKLVRNREAFRFMRALRGTPAYWHQKTSELFAMIRQLGTPTFFCTFSAAEMRWPEVIEAIKRQQGEEVNFEELDWSEKCDILRSNPVTAMRMFDKRVEALFRDLLLSPAQPLGKVVDFFYRVEFQHRGSPHIHCLLWVEGAPVFEKDDDQTVCDFVSRYITAQLPDPHTQPDLYKKVSEVQKHSRTHTKTCFKSVGSGCRFGFPKPPCRNVMITRPDGGKYTATAKTKLRPLNRLLNEPEAASMSLDQLLAQCDLTVAEYEFYLNELNKSSAVLLKRDPKDCWINAYNPHLLTAWDANIDVSYILNAYGCIHYLTKYITKKEAGLSEYLKTVINNSNTSNVNDSEEMKAVMQAYSKKREISAQECVARACGLKMKKCSRAVVFIPTDENPLRMSRPLSFLENTTDECTNIWMTSLADKYKNRPETPEFEEMCMADFAATCRFVRESKGADVFPLLNDMGFVQRRKNDKPAVIRYYRCSEERDSENFHGRLLKLYLPHRSDEELKRPGFPTYQSFYRAGWVQLPGWNHGRSVEVIVKQNREKYEKNSEEIEKAVEEFQENQGVMDEWCNLAPQSEVVRLDYNDDAEQPDPDDPEQENVPEYSRQADAVSEARVTREPPVIDPAVLRHMYQSLNLKQASFFYTVREWCIRRVCGLRPEQFFYYINGGAGTGKSHLIKCIHSEASKILRNVPRHCDEVDISKPTVLLTAFTGTAAFNISGSTLHSLLKLPRSLKPPIQGLGNKLDEVRAELLNAEILIIDEVSMVSRPLFVYVDARLKQIKGSQRPFGGVSVIAVGDFYQLPPVRHSTPLCVFDPSEIDLWHEHFQMITLTEIMRQKDDVAFAEMLNRIRVKDKSAELSEADRALIYQTVTEPALCPTDVLHIYATNKQVDAHNSARLAELFDNIITIDADDFEKDPQTGRMTRKQTPVKGGRNELPDSLQVAEGVRVMLTRNIDVQSGLVNGSFGTLVRCISENDHVTKLGLRMDSHVSSEQNDDVVYIQREEDNLKQKGVVRRQFPIKLAFACTIHKVQGMSMQSAVVSLKNIFEPGMAYVAVSRVTSLGGLYIVDMDESKFYASQRITAALESMRQASPAEMMPRLQMRETLSRPDTLTIIHHNTEGLPAHISDIKSHHEMCLADILCLTETHLQGSFVADSLQLPGYNLFRRNRHLSYSNFPQIASRGGGGVAIYVRNHIQAREKQYLLNVTDLEFVALKLDAPVSAIIAAVYRPPNYDVTSFLANLSSFLDSLEILDCQPIIVCGDFNENLSSTAKKPILELFQTRGYAQLITASTTEKNTLLDLIFISQPDHCVQSGVLRTYHSYHNPVYCVLNFSKV; from the coding sequence ATGAGAAATTTCTACAGAAACAGTGCTGTAatccaacagaagaaaaaacaatacatcAGAGACCAGTACAGAAATAATCCTGTTTTCCAGCAGAAGCAAAAACAATACATCAGAGACCAGTACAGAAGTGATCCTgtattccagcagaaacagagacagtaTATCACGTCACAATATAAAGACTCTGAGGTCTTCAGACAAAGGCAGAAATCTTATATGATACATTATTTCCAGGACCAAACATTCAGAAGGAAACACAGGCTGCTAATGAGAAAGATCATGCAAGAGCGGTATCAAAACGATGAGGTGTTTAGAGAGACGCATAGAATGAGATGTGCCTTGAAGATAAGATGTAAATATCGTCAGATTCACCGACAACCACAGCAACAAGACAACAGTTTGGTTGGACAGGCCATATCCATTTTCAGAGCTCAGATCAAGGCTGGACCAACATCCGTATGTACTGTGTGTCATAAAGCTTCATTTCCTAATCAAGTCAAAGTTTGTACCAGAACAAAGTATTTGAAAAATCCCAACTTGGTGGCAGCTTGTCTCACTGGAAAGTTTGTTCATCACTGTAATGAGAGCTGCAGAAGTGAAGAACAGTGCAAAGTTCCtgatgaaaggaagaaagagtgGATCTGTCATACCTGCCATGATCACCTGAGACGTGGAGCCATGCCCTCCCTGGCTGTACACAATAACCTGGAGCTTGTTGACATCCCTTCAGAGCTGTCAGACTTGAACATATTAGAGAGACATCTGATCAGCAAGTGCATCCCTTTTGCTAAGATCATTCCTCTTCCTAAAGGCAGACAGAGTGCAATCCGTGGAAATGTGGTGTGTGTCCCATCTGAGATCCAGGAAACAGTTGAAGCTTTGCCCAGACTGAGAAGTGAATCCCAGATAATGAGAGTGAAACTGAAGAGACGCCTGTGTTACCGAGGACATCAGCTCTTCCAGACTGTCACTTGGTCTAAACTGATGCAGGCCCTGCATAAACTCAAACAGATTCACCCACAGTATTCTGAAATCACTATCAGAGAAGAAGCTGAGCTGTGTGACCCCACCCTGcctgatgaggaggatgatgatgatgagatggAGGAGTTTGATGAAGCAGACTTGATGGAGATTGACAGGTTTGAGAAAGATgctctgtgtgaaaatgaggcTGAGGATGGATTAGATGTTCTGTCATGTGATGgtgaagaaccagagaacagACCTGAAGAACAGCAGGAAGGTGACATGCCCAATGGTGGCTTTGCTCTGGAATCTTGTCTTCAACCTCCTAATGTAGCAGAGGAAATCATGTCTTTCAGTGATGGAATCTACTCTGTTGCTCCTGCTGAGAGAAACAGTCCAGTCGGCTTTTTTAAGACCCCTAAACTTGAGGCCATGGCTTTCCCTGTACAGTTTCCTACAGGTCAAAACACCCTGGATGAGAGCAGACGTGTCAAACTGTCACCCAGCAGTTACTTCAAATCCAGACTTTTCTCCATTGATGACAGATTTGCCAGAGACTCTAATTATTTGTTCTTTGCACAGTTTGTGATTGAGGTTCACCTGGCTACCAACAGCATGACCATCCAGTTGAGAAAAGGCAAACCCATGACCAGAGACGGACGAAAAATCACCTCAGGGATGCTGCAAGACAGACGTGAAGTAGAGAAACTAGTGAGAAACCGCGAGGCTTTTCGCTTCATGAGAGCATTACGTGGTACTCCGGCCTACTGGCACCAGAAAACCAGTGAACTGTTTGCTATGATAAGACAGCTGGGCACTCCCACCTTCTTTTGCACGTTTTCAGCTGCTGAGATGCGATGGCCTGAAGTGATTGAAGCAATCAAGAGACAACAAGGTGAGGAGGTGAATTTTGAAGAGCTGGACTGGTCAGAAAAATGTGACATCCTGAGAAGTAATCCTGTGACAGCAATGCGCATGTTTGATAAGCGAGTGGAGGCCTTATTCAGAGATTTGCTGCTTTCGCCTGCTCAGCCACTGGGTAAAGTTGTGGACTTCTTTTATCGAGTGGAGTTTCAGCACAGAGGAAGTCCTCACATTCACTGCCTGCTCTGGGTTGAAGGTGCCCCTGTGTTTGAAAAGGATGATGatcagactgtgtgtgattttgtgtccAGATACATCACAGCTCAGCTCCCTGACCCTCACACTCAACCCGACCTGTACAAGAAAGTCAGTGAAGTCCAGAAACACAGTCGTACACACACCAAGACGTGTTTCAAAAGTGTTGGCTCTGGGTGCCGTTTTGGGTTTCCCAAACCTCCCTGCAGAAATGTAATGATCACGAGACCTGATGGTGGTAAATATACTGCAACTGCAAAGACTAAGCTGAGACCTCTGAACAGACTCCTGAATGAACCTGAAGCAGCTTCCATGAGTTTAGATCAGCTTCTGGCTCAGTGTGATTTAACCGTGGCTGAATATGAGTTCtacctgaatgaactgaacaaaTCCAGTGCTGTCCTGTTGAAGCGAGATCCAAAGGATTGCTGGATCAATGCCTACAATCCACACCTGCTCACAGCCTGGGATGCTAACATCGACGTGTCCTACATCCTGAATGCTTATGGCTGTATTCATTATCTGACCAAGTACATCACCAAGAAGGAAGCTGGACTCTCAGAGTACCTGAAAACAGTGATCAATAACTCCAACACCAGCAACGTGAATGACAGTGAGGAGATGAAAGCAGTCATGCAGGCCTACTCCAAGAAACGAGAAATCAGTGCACAAGAATGTGTTGCCAGAGCATGTggactgaagatgaagaagtGTTCCCGAGCTGTAGTTTTCATACCAACAGATGAGAACCCACTGAGAATGAGTCGCCCTCTGTCTTTCCTTGAGAACACCACTGATGAATGTACAAACATCTGGATGACGTCTTTGGCAGATAAGTATAAGAACAGACCAGAAACACCAGAGTTTGAGGAAATGTGCATGGCTGATTTTGCTGCCACCTGCAGGTTTGTCCGTGAGAGCAAAGGAGCTgatgtgtttccactgctgAATGACATGGGCTTtgtacagaggaggaagaacgaTAAGCCAGCTGTGATCAGATATTACCGCTGCTCAGAGGAAAGAGATTCTGAGAACTTCCATGGCAGATTACTGAAGCTGTACCTTCCACACAGATCAGATGAGGAACTGAAGAGACCAGGCTTTCCAACCTACCAGAGCTTTTACAGAGCCGGCTGGGTGCAGCTGCCAGGCTGGAACCACGGCCGGTCAGTGGAAGTGATCGtcaaacagaacagagaaaaatatgagaaaaacagtgaagagaTTGAGAAAGCTGTTGAAGAGTTTCAAGAGAATCAAGGTGTGATGGATGAGTGGTGTAACCTTGCTCCTCAGTCTGAAGTTGTGAGACTGGACTACAATGATGATGCAGAACAACCAGATCCTGATGATCCTGAGCAGGAAAATGTCCCTGAGTACAGCCGTCAAGCTGATGCAGTCAGTGAAGCCAGAGTGACCAGAGAGCCTCCTGTGATCGATCCAGCTGTGTTAAGACACATGTATCAGAGTCTCAACCTAAAGCAGGCTAGTTTCTTTTACACTGTGAGAGAATGGTGCATTCGCAGAGTCTGTGGCCTTCGTCCAGAGCAGTTCTTCTATTACATTAATGGAGGGGCTGGGACAGGGAAATCCCATCTCATCAAATGTATTCACTCAGAAGCATCGAAGATCCTGAGAAATGTTCCACGACATTGTGACGAGGTTGACATCAGTAAGCCTACTGTCCTGCTGACGGCTTTCACTGGAACAGCAGCGTTTAACATTTCAGGTTCAACTCTCCATTCACTGCTGAAGCTACCCAGAAGTCTCAAACCTCCAATCCAAGGTCTTGGTAACAAGCTGGATGAAGtcagagcagagctcctcaaCGCTGAAATCCTGATCATTGACGAGGTGTCCATGGTTTCCAGGCCGTTGTTTGTCTACGTTGATGCTCGACTAAAGCAGATCAAAGGCAGTCAGAGACCTTTTGGAGGAGTTTCTGTCATTGCTGTTGGAGATTTTTATCAACTTCCTCCAGTGAGGCATtccactcctctgtgtgtgtttgacccctCTGAAATCGACTTGTGGCACGAGCATTTCCAGATGATCACTCTGACTGAGATCATGCGGCAGAAAGATGATGTTGCCTTTGCAGAGATGCTGAACAGGATCCGAGTTAAAGACAAGTCTGCTGAGCTGTCTGAAGCTGACAGAGCTTTGATTTATCAGACTGTAACAGAACCAGCTCTTTGTCCAACTGATGTCCTGCACATCTATGCTACTAACAAACAGGTGGATGCACACAACTCTGCAAGGCTGGCTGAACTGTTTGACAACATAATCACCATTGATGCAGATGACTTCGAGAAAGATCCTCAGACTGGCAGAATGACACGGAAACAAACACCAGTGAAAGGAGGCAGAAATGAGCTACCAGACTCTCTACAGGTTGCTGAGGGCGTTCGAGTCATGCTGACCAGAAACATCGATGTGCAAAGTGGTCTTGTCAATGGAAGTTTTGGCACTCTGGTGCGGTGCATCTCAGAAAATGATCATGTCACTAAGCTGGGTCTCCGAATGGACAGCCATGTGTCTTCAGAGCAAAATGATGATGTGGTTTATattcagagagaggaagacaaccTGAAGCAGAAAGGTGTGGTGCGCAGACAGTTCCCCATCAAGCTGGCTTTTGCATGTACCATCCACAAGGTCCAGGGAATGAGTATGCAGTCTGCTGTGGTGTCACTGAAGAACATCTTTGAACCTGGGATGGCTTATGTTGCTGTGAGCAGAGTCACTTCCCTCGGTGGACTCTACATTGTAGACATGGATGAGAGTAAGTTCTACGCCAGTCAACGGATCACTGCAGCCCTGGAGAGCATGAGACAAGCCAGTCCAGCTGAGATGATGCCCCGTCTACAGATGAGAGAAACCCTGAGCAGACCTGATACTCTGACCATCATCCACCATAACACTGAGGGATTACCGGCTCACATCAGTGACATCAAGAGCCaccatgaaatgtgtttggctGACATCTTGTGTCTCACTGAAACCCATTTGCAGGGCTCCTTTGTTGCAGACAGTCTTCAGTTACCAGGCTACAACCTGTTCAGACGTAACAGACACCTGTCCTACAGCAACTTCCCTCAGATTGCCAgcagaggtggtggaggagtagCCATCTATGTGAGAAACCACATCCAAGCTCGAGAGAAGCAGTATCTGCTGAATGTCACTGATCTTGAGTTTGTGGCCTTGAAGCTTGATGCTCCAGTGAGTGCTATCATCGCAGCAGTGTACAGACCTCCTAACTATGACGTGACTTCTTTCCTGGCTAATCTCAGCAGCtttctggactctctggagatACTCGACTGTCAGCCCATCATTGTCTGTGGAGACTTTAATGAAAACCTTTCATCTACAGCCAAGAAGCCCATTCTAGAGCTGTTTCAGACCAGAGGTTACGCTCAACTCATCACTGCTTCCACCACAGAGAAGAACACACTGCTGGAcctgattttcatttcacagccCGACCACTGTGTCCAGTCTGGTGTCCTGAGAACATATCACAGCTACCATAACCCTGTTTACTGCGTCCTGAATTTCAGCAAAGTGTGA
- the LOC115389532 gene encoding uncharacterized protein LOC115389532 isoform X2: MRVKLKRRLCYRGHQLFQTVTWSKLMQALHKLKQIHPQYSEITIREEAELCDPTLPDEEDDDDEMEEFDEADLMEIDRFEKDALCENEAEDGLDVLSCDGEEPENRPEEQQEGDMPNGGFALESCLQPPNVAEEIMSFSDGIYSVAPAERNSPVGFFKTPKLEAMAFPVQFPTGQNTLDESRRVKLSPSSYFKSRLFSIDDRFARDSNYLFFAQFVIEVHLATNSMTIQLRKGKPMTRDGRKITSGMLQDRREVEKLVRNREAFRFMRALRGTPAYWHQKTSELFAMIRQLGTPTFFCTFSAAEMRWPEVIEAIKRQQGEEVNFEELDWSEKCDILRSNPVTAMRMFDKRVEALFRDLLLSPAQPLGKVVDFFYRVEFQHRGSPHIHCLLWVEGAPVFEKDDDQTVCDFVSRYITAQLPDPHTQPDLYKKVSEVQKHSRTHTKTCFKSVGSGCRFGFPKPPCRNVMITRPDGGKYTATAKTKLRPLNRLLNEPEAASMSLDQLLAQCDLTVAEYEFYLNELNKSSAVLLKRDPKDCWINAYNPHLLTAWDANIDVSYILNAYGCIHYLTKYITKKEAGLSEYLKTVINNSNTSNVNDSEEMKAVMQAYSKKREISAQECVARACGLKMKKCSRAVVFIPTDENPLRMSRPLSFLENTTDECTNIWMTSLADKYKNRPETPEFEEMCMADFAATCRFVRESKGADVFPLLNDMGFVQRRKNDKPAVIRYYRCSEERDSENFHGRLLKLYLPHRSDEELKRPGFPTYQSFYRAGWVQLPGWNHGRSVEVIVKQNREKYEKNSEEIEKAVEEFQENQGVMDEWCNLAPQSEVVRLDYNDDAEQPDPDDPEQENVPEYSRQADAVSEARVTREPPVIDPAVLRHMYQSLNLKQASFFYTVREWCIRRVCGLRPEQFFYYINGGAGTGKSHLIKCIHSEASKILRNVPRHCDEVDISKPTVLLTAFTGTAAFNISGSTLHSLLKLPRSLKPPIQGLGNKLDEVRAELLNAEILIIDEVSMVSRPLFVYVDARLKQIKGSQRPFGGVSVIAVGDFYQLPPVRHSTPLCVFDPSEIDLWHEHFQMITLTEIMRQKDDVAFAEMLNRIRVKDKSAELSEADRALIYQTVTEPALCPTDVLHIYATNKQVDAHNSARLAELFDNIITIDADDFEKDPQTGRMTRKQTPVKGGRNELPDSLQVAEGVRVMLTRNIDVQSGLVNGSFGTLVRCISENDHVTKLGLRMDSHVSSEQNDDVVYIQREEDNLKQKGVVRRQFPIKLAFACTIHKVQGMSMQSAVVSLKNIFEPGMAYVAVSRVTSLGGLYIVDMDESKFYASQRITAALESMRQASPAEMMPRLQMRETLSRPDTLTIIHHNTEGLPAHISDIKSHHEMCLADILCLTETHLQGSFVADSLQLPGYNLFRRNRHLSYSNFPQIASRGGGGVAIYVRNHIQAREKQYLLNVTDLEFVALKLDAPVSAIIAAVYRPPNYDVTSFLANLSSFLDSLEILDCQPIIVCGDFNENLSSTAKKPILELFQTRGYAQLITASTTEKNTLLDLIFISQPDHCVQSGVLRTYHSYHNPVYCVLNFSKV, encoded by the coding sequence ATGAGAGTGAAACTGAAGAGACGCCTGTGTTACCGAGGACATCAGCTCTTCCAGACTGTCACTTGGTCTAAACTGATGCAGGCCCTGCATAAACTCAAACAGATTCACCCACAGTATTCTGAAATCACTATCAGAGAAGAAGCTGAGCTGTGTGACCCCACCCTGcctgatgaggaggatgatgatgatgagatggAGGAGTTTGATGAAGCAGACTTGATGGAGATTGACAGGTTTGAGAAAGATgctctgtgtgaaaatgaggcTGAGGATGGATTAGATGTTCTGTCATGTGATGgtgaagaaccagagaacagACCTGAAGAACAGCAGGAAGGTGACATGCCCAATGGTGGCTTTGCTCTGGAATCTTGTCTTCAACCTCCTAATGTAGCAGAGGAAATCATGTCTTTCAGTGATGGAATCTACTCTGTTGCTCCTGCTGAGAGAAACAGTCCAGTCGGCTTTTTTAAGACCCCTAAACTTGAGGCCATGGCTTTCCCTGTACAGTTTCCTACAGGTCAAAACACCCTGGATGAGAGCAGACGTGTCAAACTGTCACCCAGCAGTTACTTCAAATCCAGACTTTTCTCCATTGATGACAGATTTGCCAGAGACTCTAATTATTTGTTCTTTGCACAGTTTGTGATTGAGGTTCACCTGGCTACCAACAGCATGACCATCCAGTTGAGAAAAGGCAAACCCATGACCAGAGACGGACGAAAAATCACCTCAGGGATGCTGCAAGACAGACGTGAAGTAGAGAAACTAGTGAGAAACCGCGAGGCTTTTCGCTTCATGAGAGCATTACGTGGTACTCCGGCCTACTGGCACCAGAAAACCAGTGAACTGTTTGCTATGATAAGACAGCTGGGCACTCCCACCTTCTTTTGCACGTTTTCAGCTGCTGAGATGCGATGGCCTGAAGTGATTGAAGCAATCAAGAGACAACAAGGTGAGGAGGTGAATTTTGAAGAGCTGGACTGGTCAGAAAAATGTGACATCCTGAGAAGTAATCCTGTGACAGCAATGCGCATGTTTGATAAGCGAGTGGAGGCCTTATTCAGAGATTTGCTGCTTTCGCCTGCTCAGCCACTGGGTAAAGTTGTGGACTTCTTTTATCGAGTGGAGTTTCAGCACAGAGGAAGTCCTCACATTCACTGCCTGCTCTGGGTTGAAGGTGCCCCTGTGTTTGAAAAGGATGATGatcagactgtgtgtgattttgtgtccAGATACATCACAGCTCAGCTCCCTGACCCTCACACTCAACCCGACCTGTACAAGAAAGTCAGTGAAGTCCAGAAACACAGTCGTACACACACCAAGACGTGTTTCAAAAGTGTTGGCTCTGGGTGCCGTTTTGGGTTTCCCAAACCTCCCTGCAGAAATGTAATGATCACGAGACCTGATGGTGGTAAATATACTGCAACTGCAAAGACTAAGCTGAGACCTCTGAACAGACTCCTGAATGAACCTGAAGCAGCTTCCATGAGTTTAGATCAGCTTCTGGCTCAGTGTGATTTAACCGTGGCTGAATATGAGTTCtacctgaatgaactgaacaaaTCCAGTGCTGTCCTGTTGAAGCGAGATCCAAAGGATTGCTGGATCAATGCCTACAATCCACACCTGCTCACAGCCTGGGATGCTAACATCGACGTGTCCTACATCCTGAATGCTTATGGCTGTATTCATTATCTGACCAAGTACATCACCAAGAAGGAAGCTGGACTCTCAGAGTACCTGAAAACAGTGATCAATAACTCCAACACCAGCAACGTGAATGACAGTGAGGAGATGAAAGCAGTCATGCAGGCCTACTCCAAGAAACGAGAAATCAGTGCACAAGAATGTGTTGCCAGAGCATGTggactgaagatgaagaagtGTTCCCGAGCTGTAGTTTTCATACCAACAGATGAGAACCCACTGAGAATGAGTCGCCCTCTGTCTTTCCTTGAGAACACCACTGATGAATGTACAAACATCTGGATGACGTCTTTGGCAGATAAGTATAAGAACAGACCAGAAACACCAGAGTTTGAGGAAATGTGCATGGCTGATTTTGCTGCCACCTGCAGGTTTGTCCGTGAGAGCAAAGGAGCTgatgtgtttccactgctgAATGACATGGGCTTtgtacagaggaggaagaacgaTAAGCCAGCTGTGATCAGATATTACCGCTGCTCAGAGGAAAGAGATTCTGAGAACTTCCATGGCAGATTACTGAAGCTGTACCTTCCACACAGATCAGATGAGGAACTGAAGAGACCAGGCTTTCCAACCTACCAGAGCTTTTACAGAGCCGGCTGGGTGCAGCTGCCAGGCTGGAACCACGGCCGGTCAGTGGAAGTGATCGtcaaacagaacagagaaaaatatgagaaaaacagtgaagagaTTGAGAAAGCTGTTGAAGAGTTTCAAGAGAATCAAGGTGTGATGGATGAGTGGTGTAACCTTGCTCCTCAGTCTGAAGTTGTGAGACTGGACTACAATGATGATGCAGAACAACCAGATCCTGATGATCCTGAGCAGGAAAATGTCCCTGAGTACAGCCGTCAAGCTGATGCAGTCAGTGAAGCCAGAGTGACCAGAGAGCCTCCTGTGATCGATCCAGCTGTGTTAAGACACATGTATCAGAGTCTCAACCTAAAGCAGGCTAGTTTCTTTTACACTGTGAGAGAATGGTGCATTCGCAGAGTCTGTGGCCTTCGTCCAGAGCAGTTCTTCTATTACATTAATGGAGGGGCTGGGACAGGGAAATCCCATCTCATCAAATGTATTCACTCAGAAGCATCGAAGATCCTGAGAAATGTTCCACGACATTGTGACGAGGTTGACATCAGTAAGCCTACTGTCCTGCTGACGGCTTTCACTGGAACAGCAGCGTTTAACATTTCAGGTTCAACTCTCCATTCACTGCTGAAGCTACCCAGAAGTCTCAAACCTCCAATCCAAGGTCTTGGTAACAAGCTGGATGAAGtcagagcagagctcctcaaCGCTGAAATCCTGATCATTGACGAGGTGTCCATGGTTTCCAGGCCGTTGTTTGTCTACGTTGATGCTCGACTAAAGCAGATCAAAGGCAGTCAGAGACCTTTTGGAGGAGTTTCTGTCATTGCTGTTGGAGATTTTTATCAACTTCCTCCAGTGAGGCATtccactcctctgtgtgtgtttgacccctCTGAAATCGACTTGTGGCACGAGCATTTCCAGATGATCACTCTGACTGAGATCATGCGGCAGAAAGATGATGTTGCCTTTGCAGAGATGCTGAACAGGATCCGAGTTAAAGACAAGTCTGCTGAGCTGTCTGAAGCTGACAGAGCTTTGATTTATCAGACTGTAACAGAACCAGCTCTTTGTCCAACTGATGTCCTGCACATCTATGCTACTAACAAACAGGTGGATGCACACAACTCTGCAAGGCTGGCTGAACTGTTTGACAACATAATCACCATTGATGCAGATGACTTCGAGAAAGATCCTCAGACTGGCAGAATGACACGGAAACAAACACCAGTGAAAGGAGGCAGAAATGAGCTACCAGACTCTCTACAGGTTGCTGAGGGCGTTCGAGTCATGCTGACCAGAAACATCGATGTGCAAAGTGGTCTTGTCAATGGAAGTTTTGGCACTCTGGTGCGGTGCATCTCAGAAAATGATCATGTCACTAAGCTGGGTCTCCGAATGGACAGCCATGTGTCTTCAGAGCAAAATGATGATGTGGTTTATattcagagagaggaagacaaccTGAAGCAGAAAGGTGTGGTGCGCAGACAGTTCCCCATCAAGCTGGCTTTTGCATGTACCATCCACAAGGTCCAGGGAATGAGTATGCAGTCTGCTGTGGTGTCACTGAAGAACATCTTTGAACCTGGGATGGCTTATGTTGCTGTGAGCAGAGTCACTTCCCTCGGTGGACTCTACATTGTAGACATGGATGAGAGTAAGTTCTACGCCAGTCAACGGATCACTGCAGCCCTGGAGAGCATGAGACAAGCCAGTCCAGCTGAGATGATGCCCCGTCTACAGATGAGAGAAACCCTGAGCAGACCTGATACTCTGACCATCATCCACCATAACACTGAGGGATTACCGGCTCACATCAGTGACATCAAGAGCCaccatgaaatgtgtttggctGACATCTTGTGTCTCACTGAAACCCATTTGCAGGGCTCCTTTGTTGCAGACAGTCTTCAGTTACCAGGCTACAACCTGTTCAGACGTAACAGACACCTGTCCTACAGCAACTTCCCTCAGATTGCCAgcagaggtggtggaggagtagCCATCTATGTGAGAAACCACATCCAAGCTCGAGAGAAGCAGTATCTGCTGAATGTCACTGATCTTGAGTTTGTGGCCTTGAAGCTTGATGCTCCAGTGAGTGCTATCATCGCAGCAGTGTACAGACCTCCTAACTATGACGTGACTTCTTTCCTGGCTAATCTCAGCAGCtttctggactctctggagatACTCGACTGTCAGCCCATCATTGTCTGTGGAGACTTTAATGAAAACCTTTCATCTACAGCCAAGAAGCCCATTCTAGAGCTGTTTCAGACCAGAGGTTACGCTCAACTCATCACTGCTTCCACCACAGAGAAGAACACACTGCTGGAcctgattttcatttcacagccCGACCACTGTGTCCAGTCTGGTGTCCTGAGAACATATCACAGCTACCATAACCCTGTTTACTGCGTCCTGAATTTCAGCAAAGTGTGA